One part of the Tunicatimonas pelagia genome encodes these proteins:
- a CDS encoding DUF748 domain-containing protein: MKKKKAHSIFLWITGSTVGLVLLLQSLLFFLGDEILRESILVAFREYAKARFHPERMPELDFGELRLNLLGGTIGVTDLAYHSGLPISNDLKDPQTNYRISVPTLSVSGLHLWEVYRSSQIQLEEIYLESPEIIAVQVVDTSKTGDTSEDEQLQQVIREQETQIYNAVREYVDLFSFDKLEIANASFFLDKRTTPVAEIDTLTAQQSDWFAHRVTIVLQNFWIDSTVRQEKSRLLFTEDIQVKLGDYRVVLPDSSYAVVADTLSFSTQKKALTFQNLELKPLRVQDSAQWYSLTVPLLEMTDIDLLEIYREKTISVDTLLLKFPQIKGYSRVAASSEKESERSLSHLSRVHPDTLYALISEQWKRISINQFSLTDGQLQFFQVDTDTVSWLDVPQYSLSFNDFQLDSTVSQRKVDSLSHVLPMDSIDGEGKNIRIWFADFQHYFTVDQFSIQTNRQARYACNLVFDSARVQPRVDSLALFLIDSQPPNLGYDIRTSQVKIFGIDLENLSFTKFADIDSIWVSQPEVAIANFSDTPFGNLPRQISPAATDTSDITIKQIFYNWSHARLNLYPVIAPNRTNAWLEQMLVKMLNLDHGHVEIMNMNNRKDGFTKIAHVDKFRGYYENVSIGNEAHPLIAIDDVVRYSSQVAVFADEVDMTMKGSWFQFPYNRASAVSGGWLEAEEVGLSTLGAKGYVQDVRFWPNRRAVRSSPTQMEQMEIPYFAIEGINFGELYNLQVAKLDRISLISPTISMKVGEGQRSRNSDFSMPELYLQVEPYLDQLAVNKLEIQQAAITLRSDDDDPQVRFSTTSLDVSIIDFLLDRVTTVIPERPFYAQEARIAMGKFDFSLPVDEEDENFTAERFLYSSYSDRLTIDNLLLVEDSVDAADNTTDLQVTQLALHRMNFFRYFTKNEMEVEKVIVRRPNVSIATKKGQAKRSTKPGRVLQAEIYPKIKSVTEGIYVNQLSVEEGVFSYVQTDSDTLHYIQADTLLLNAYQLAIDSLSQQQQAKMLFADKLNFNIHISDYLLRLPEAHQSIQAKEVVLSNQDERISVSDLAIKPYGFQATNFSDYPQQNLVSLATPSLHIVDLDVEKMFTQGELDVERVNIMNPAIEVYQFGKDSSASSSSPLAWSEIASPYLEAYNIDNINFTNGTVTIYQNQDDDRPAFGAERVDLSLIGLQVDSLAYHQFITKPSEQDSRKNITRKLLLADDLLVRVHDYQLALSDTLYTAKADQISLSTKNPELKISGFVLAPRVPRYLYKKVFPLQKTRVAAQIETIRFNDIDFEELIKQRHLHAHSLILDDIQIDAFKDARVPRNHERTLPMHQEMLLDLDFLLTLDTIQVTNGFINYAERVPDASQDGIITFEQFNALLTNATNHPDRLKDSVVFTMTAKTQVMGQGDLKVSFRFPMTDKDMSFTVNGELDSMDLKAINPILEHSAFVHIREGQANSMRFYVQGNRDRSTGELRFNYNDLNILLVDKNKGRPGLDERVGSLIANAFVVKADNPKAIFFRVGEIEHERDPSRSIFSYWWRSLLSGIKSSIGMQPVAERVREETMVE, translated from the coding sequence TTGAAAAAGAAGAAAGCACATTCTATTTTTTTGTGGATTACCGGCAGCACCGTAGGGTTGGTCTTATTGTTACAGTCATTACTTTTCTTTTTGGGTGACGAAATTTTGCGAGAATCTATTCTGGTGGCTTTTCGCGAATACGCCAAAGCGCGCTTTCATCCGGAACGAATGCCTGAGTTAGATTTTGGTGAGCTACGGTTAAACCTACTGGGTGGGACAATCGGTGTAACGGATTTAGCCTACCACAGCGGGCTACCCATCTCGAACGATTTAAAAGATCCTCAAACCAATTATCGTATTTCCGTGCCAACCCTCAGTGTTAGTGGGTTACATTTGTGGGAGGTGTATCGTAGTAGTCAGATTCAATTAGAAGAAATATATCTGGAGTCGCCCGAAATTATCGCGGTGCAAGTGGTAGATACCTCGAAAACAGGCGATACTTCGGAGGACGAACAGTTGCAGCAAGTTATTAGGGAGCAAGAAACTCAAATCTATAACGCGGTGCGGGAGTACGTTGATCTCTTCTCCTTCGATAAACTGGAAATTGCCAATGCCTCTTTTTTTCTGGACAAGCGAACTACGCCCGTTGCTGAAATCGACACACTTACTGCTCAACAGAGCGACTGGTTTGCCCATCGGGTAACGATTGTGCTGCAAAATTTCTGGATTGATTCAACAGTTCGGCAAGAAAAAAGCCGATTGTTGTTTACCGAAGATATTCAAGTAAAGCTAGGAGACTACCGGGTGGTGCTACCCGATAGCAGCTACGCCGTAGTAGCCGATACTTTATCTTTTTCTACTCAGAAGAAAGCACTCACTTTTCAGAATTTAGAACTCAAGCCGTTACGAGTCCAAGATTCTGCTCAGTGGTACTCTTTAACCGTACCTTTGCTGGAGATGACCGACATAGATCTGCTGGAGATTTACCGAGAAAAAACAATCTCGGTTGATACGTTACTCCTGAAATTTCCTCAGATAAAAGGCTACTCACGGGTCGCTGCTTCTTCGGAAAAAGAGTCTGAGCGATCGTTGTCGCATCTGTCGAGGGTTCATCCTGACACTTTGTATGCTCTCATCAGTGAGCAGTGGAAGCGCATCAGCATTAATCAGTTTAGCCTTACCGATGGGCAGTTGCAGTTTTTTCAGGTAGATACCGATACAGTATCATGGCTCGATGTGCCCCAGTATTCGCTATCCTTCAACGATTTTCAGCTCGATTCTACGGTGAGTCAACGGAAGGTGGATTCGCTGAGCCACGTATTGCCGATGGATAGTATTGATGGAGAGGGAAAAAATATTCGCATCTGGTTCGCCGATTTTCAGCATTATTTTACGGTAGATCAATTTAGTATACAAACCAATCGGCAGGCTCGCTACGCCTGTAACTTGGTCTTCGACTCAGCCCGAGTGCAACCTCGGGTTGACTCACTAGCCCTTTTTCTAATTGATTCTCAACCCCCGAATCTGGGCTATGATATTCGAACCTCTCAAGTGAAAATTTTTGGTATCGATCTGGAAAATCTGTCCTTCACTAAGTTTGCTGATATTGATAGCATTTGGGTAAGCCAGCCCGAAGTGGCAATTGCCAACTTTTCGGATACGCCTTTCGGCAATTTGCCCCGCCAAATATCACCTGCTGCAACCGATACCTCTGATATTACCATTAAGCAAATATTCTACAATTGGAGTCACGCTCGCCTTAATTTATATCCGGTAATCGCCCCTAACCGAACCAATGCTTGGCTAGAGCAGATGCTAGTAAAAATGCTAAACCTAGATCATGGTCACGTTGAGATCATGAACATGAATAATCGGAAGGATGGTTTCACCAAGATAGCCCACGTAGATAAGTTCCGGGGCTACTACGAAAATGTAAGTATCGGAAACGAGGCTCATCCACTTATTGCTATTGATGATGTGGTACGGTATTCATCTCAGGTGGCCGTATTTGCCGATGAGGTAGATATGACTATGAAAGGAAGCTGGTTTCAGTTTCCCTACAACCGTGCTAGCGCAGTATCAGGCGGATGGTTGGAGGCCGAAGAGGTAGGGTTATCCACGCTCGGTGCTAAAGGCTATGTGCAGGATGTTAGGTTTTGGCCTAATCGGCGAGCGGTTCGGTCATCGCCCACCCAGATGGAGCAGATGGAAATTCCTTACTTTGCCATAGAAGGAATTAATTTTGGCGAGTTGTACAATCTTCAAGTTGCTAAACTCGACCGAATTTCTCTTATTTCGCCTACTATCAGCATGAAAGTAGGGGAAGGGCAAAGAAGTCGGAATAGTGATTTTTCTATGCCGGAACTATATCTGCAAGTAGAGCCTTATCTCGATCAACTAGCAGTGAATAAGTTAGAAATTCAGCAAGCAGCAATTACCCTTCGGTCTGATGATGACGATCCTCAAGTTCGGTTCTCAACCACCTCATTAGATGTGAGTATCATCGATTTTCTGTTAGACCGAGTGACCACCGTCATTCCTGAGCGACCGTTCTACGCCCAAGAGGCGCGAATTGCAATGGGTAAATTTGATTTTAGTTTGCCAGTAGATGAAGAAGACGAAAACTTTACTGCCGAGCGGTTTCTGTACTCTTCTTACTCCGACCGACTTACTATTGACAATCTACTTTTGGTAGAGGATAGCGTAGATGCAGCAGATAATACTACCGATCTTCAAGTAACTCAGCTTGCTCTGCACCGCATGAACTTTTTTCGCTACTTCACCAAAAATGAAATGGAAGTAGAAAAGGTAATTGTACGTCGTCCTAATGTATCTATCGCAACAAAAAAAGGGCAAGCAAAGCGTTCAACTAAACCAGGTCGTGTATTGCAAGCAGAAATATATCCTAAAATCAAATCGGTAACCGAAGGAATTTACGTGAATCAGCTTTCGGTAGAAGAAGGGGTGTTCTCCTACGTACAAACAGATTCAGACACGCTGCACTATATTCAGGCCGACACGTTATTACTGAATGCGTACCAACTGGCGATAGATTCGCTGAGTCAGCAACAGCAAGCCAAGATGCTTTTTGCTGATAAGCTTAACTTTAATATCCACATCAGCGATTATCTACTACGTTTGCCCGAGGCTCATCAGAGTATCCAAGCGAAGGAGGTTGTGTTATCCAATCAGGATGAACGAATATCGGTAAGCGACCTAGCTATTAAACCATATGGTTTTCAGGCTACCAATTTTAGTGACTACCCCCAGCAGAATCTGGTATCGCTCGCTACTCCCTCATTGCACATAGTTGATTTGGATGTAGAAAAAATGTTCACGCAAGGCGAACTAGACGTAGAAAGAGTCAATATTATGAACCCGGCTATTGAAGTTTATCAATTCGGCAAGGATTCTTCGGCAAGTAGTAGCTCCCCCCTGGCTTGGTCGGAGATAGCTTCTCCCTACCTGGAAGCGTACAACATTGATAATATTAACTTTACGAACGGCACGGTAACTATCTACCAAAACCAAGATGATGATAGGCCGGCGTTCGGGGCGGAGCGTGTTGACCTGAGCTTAATCGGACTGCAAGTAGACAGTCTGGCGTATCATCAATTTATTACCAAACCTTCAGAGCAGGATAGTAGAAAAAATATTACCCGAAAACTACTGTTAGCGGATGATTTGCTGGTTCGGGTTCATGACTATCAACTTGCGCTAAGCGATACGTTGTATACGGCCAAGGCTGATCAGATTAGCTTATCCACCAAGAATCCTGAACTCAAAATTAGTGGGTTTGTGCTGGCTCCCCGGGTACCACGTTACCTGTATAAAAAGGTTTTTCCTCTTCAAAAGACACGAGTAGCCGCTCAGATTGAAACCATTCGCTTTAACGATATTGATTTTGAGGAGTTGATAAAGCAACGCCATCTTCATGCTCACTCTCTGATACTGGATGATATTCAGATAGATGCGTTTAAAGACGCTCGGGTGCCCCGGAACCACGAGCGCACCTTGCCCATGCACCAGGAAATGCTGCTTGATCTGGACTTCTTGCTAACGCTAGATACTATTCAGGTAACCAACGGTTTTATTAATTACGCCGAACGCGTTCCTGATGCCAGCCAAGACGGAATTATTACCTTTGAGCAATTCAATGCCCTATTGACCAATGCAACCAATCATCCAGATCGTTTAAAGGATAGTGTGGTTTTTACTATGACTGCCAAAACACAGGTGATGGGCCAGGGTGACCTCAAAGTTTCCTTCAGGTTTCCGATGACCGATAAGGATATGAGCTTTACTGTGAACGGAGAATTAGATTCTATGGATTTGAAAGCCATTAATCCCATACTAGAGCACTCGGCTTTTGTTCATATTCGGGAAGGGCAAGCCAACAGTATGCGGTTTTATGTACAGGGCAACCGAGATCGCTCCACCGGAGAATTGCGCTTCAACTACAATGATCTGAACATTCTGCTGGTTGATAAAAATAAAGGGCGTCCCGGGTTAGACGAGCGAGTGGGTTCGCTGATCGCTAATGCGTTTGTAGTAAAGGCCGATAACCCGAAAGCAATCTTCTTTAGGGTCGGGGAGATAGAACACGAGCGCGACCCCAGCCGATCTATTTTTAGCTACTGGTGGCGTAGTCTGCTCAGCGGAATCAAGTCCAGCATTGGTATGCAACCCGTAGCCGAGCGTGTGCGGGAAGAGACCATGGTTGAATAG
- a CDS encoding nucleotidyltransferase domain-containing protein, whose product MTYGLSSKTIRSIQEVFTHYPQIDKAILYGSRARNNYRRSSDIDITLMGTNLSLSLLAKVESEIDDLLLPYEFDISCYQSIKNTDLKRHIDQVGKVFYTKDCLPQSLER is encoded by the coding sequence ATGACCTACGGATTAAGCAGCAAAACCATACGGTCTATACAAGAAGTTTTTACCCATTATCCTCAGATAGATAAAGCAATTTTGTATGGTTCTCGCGCTCGAAATAATTACCGCCGAAGCTCGGATATAGATATTACTCTAATGGGAACCAACCTTAGCTTATCATTATTAGCAAAGGTAGAGAGTGAAATAGACGATCTCTTATTACCTTATGAATTCGATATTTCTTGTTATCAAAGTATTAAAAACACTGACTTGAAACGTCATATTGATCAGGTCGGAAAAGTCTTTTACACGAAAGATTGTTTACCTCAATCTCTCGAAAGATAA
- a CDS encoding nucleotidyltransferase substrate binding protein encodes MSEQNVRWEQRFSNYNKALEKLDQAVNTITTEYTDENGVLNTDDFLDDMLKEGLIQRFEYTHELAWKVMKDYANYQGFTDIGGSRDATRNAFSTGLITDGEVWMEMIRSRNLTTHTYNEETADEIFTKIMNDYHPQFLAFREKMEEKRGGSQEDLLDSV; translated from the coding sequence ATGAGTGAGCAAAATGTACGATGGGAGCAGCGATTTAGCAACTACAACAAAGCGTTGGAAAAACTAGACCAAGCTGTAAATACGATAACGACAGAGTATACGGATGAGAATGGTGTGCTAAATACTGACGATTTTTTGGACGATATGCTCAAAGAAGGGTTGATACAACGCTTTGAGTATACCCATGAGTTAGCCTGGAAGGTGATGAAGGATTACGCTAATTACCAGGGATTTACTGATATAGGTGGTTCAAGAGATGCTACTCGGAATGCTTTTTCCACAGGTTTAATTACAGATGGTGAGGTGTGGATGGAGATGATTAGAAGTCGGAACCTAACCACTCATACTTATAACGAAGAGACAGCGGACGAAATATTTACCAAAATTATGAATGATTACCATCCTCAATTTTTGGCGTTTCGGGAAAAGATGGAAGAAAAACGAGGTGGTAGCCAGGAGGATTTACTTGACTCAGTATGA
- a CDS encoding DNA gyrase/topoisomerase IV subunit A gives MSELTADGGLENLESLDQMYEDYFLDYASYVILERAVPAIEDGMKPVQRRILHALKEMDDGRFHKVANVIGQTMQFHPHGDASIGDAMVGLGQKNLLLDTQGNWGDIRTGDRAAAARYIETRLSKFALDVIFNPQTTGWQLSYDGRKREPITFPVKFPLLLAQGVEGIAVGLSTRILPHNFVELIQGCIDTIRNKKVSLFPDFATGGTIDVTDYNQGKRGGKVRVRATMEEYDKKTLVIRDIPFGTTTNSLIDSIIKANDKGKIKIKKVVDNTAKEVEILVQLAPGQSPEITKDALYKFTDCEVSISPNACIIVDDKPRFVTINELLKQSTEQTVDLLRQELQIKEGELLEKILFASLEKIFIENRIYRDIEEAETWEEVLSRIDKGLQPFKKQFYREITEDDLVRLTEIKIKRISKYDSFKADELMKRLQDDLAQTRHDLEHIKEYAIAYYKKLLSKYGKGRERKTEIKTFDTISANIVAANNEKLYVNYKDGFIGYGLKKGNDVEMVTECSDIDDIIVFRQDGKCVVTRISDKVFVGKNILHADVFRKNDERRVYNLVYLDGASGRSMIKRFQVLAVTRDKEYDLTKGSKGSKVLYFTANPNAEAEVISVSLSARARAKIKKFDFDFATLDIKGRGANGNILTKYPIRKIEKIVDGESTLGGIEIWYDDIVGTLNTDKRGRFLGTFEGDDKLMAIFKDGSYELKNYELTNKFDPNQTVLLEKFDKNKPISAVYYDGNSKQYYVKRFLVETTTPDRRFSFITDARSSKLLVASTDRQPQIDLTFIRDGSRKHEHQTFDLDVLVDVKGWRALGNRLSKHKVKDVKLLATQPTAAPQKSDEEDDTATEKKDPYKTTGDEVVWDFKGKKKDQMNLF, from the coding sequence ATGAGTGAATTGACCGCAGACGGTGGATTAGAAAACCTGGAAAGCTTAGATCAGATGTACGAGGATTATTTCCTCGACTACGCATCTTACGTAATACTAGAGCGAGCCGTTCCGGCGATAGAAGATGGCATGAAGCCAGTACAGCGACGCATCTTGCACGCCCTCAAGGAAATGGACGACGGGCGCTTTCATAAAGTAGCCAATGTCATTGGTCAAACTATGCAATTCCACCCGCACGGTGATGCTTCCATCGGTGATGCGATGGTGGGGCTGGGTCAGAAAAACCTACTGCTAGATACTCAGGGAAACTGGGGAGATATTCGGACGGGAGACCGGGCGGCGGCGGCTCGCTATATTGAAACTCGGCTATCTAAATTTGCGCTGGATGTAATATTTAATCCGCAGACTACCGGTTGGCAATTATCTTACGATGGGCGGAAGCGGGAGCCCATTACCTTTCCGGTAAAATTCCCACTATTACTGGCGCAGGGAGTAGAAGGAATTGCCGTGGGGCTTTCTACCCGAATTTTGCCTCACAACTTCGTTGAGCTAATTCAGGGCTGTATCGATACCATTCGTAACAAGAAAGTCAGTTTATTCCCCGATTTTGCTACCGGAGGTACTATTGACGTAACGGACTACAACCAGGGCAAGCGAGGGGGAAAGGTTCGGGTACGGGCTACGATGGAGGAGTACGATAAGAAAACCCTCGTAATTCGTGATATTCCGTTCGGAACTACCACCAACAGCCTAATTGACTCTATCATCAAAGCCAACGATAAGGGGAAAATCAAAATTAAGAAGGTGGTAGACAACACCGCCAAAGAGGTAGAAATACTGGTGCAGTTGGCTCCCGGGCAATCGCCGGAAATTACTAAAGATGCGCTCTATAAATTCACCGATTGCGAAGTTTCTATTTCCCCCAATGCCTGCATCATTGTAGACGATAAACCGCGTTTTGTCACCATCAACGAGTTGCTCAAACAATCGACGGAGCAAACAGTGGATCTACTTCGGCAGGAGCTTCAAATCAAAGAGGGAGAGCTGTTAGAGAAAATTCTGTTTGCCTCATTGGAGAAAATATTCATTGAAAATCGTATTTACCGCGATATTGAGGAAGCCGAAACCTGGGAAGAAGTGCTAAGCCGAATTGATAAAGGCTTACAGCCCTTCAAAAAACAATTTTACCGGGAGATTACGGAAGACGATCTGGTTCGCCTCACTGAAATCAAAATTAAGCGAATTTCTAAGTACGATAGCTTTAAGGCCGACGAGTTGATGAAACGCTTGCAAGACGACTTAGCGCAAACCCGACACGATCTGGAGCACATCAAAGAATACGCCATTGCCTACTACAAAAAGCTACTGAGCAAGTACGGAAAAGGGCGGGAGCGCAAAACTGAGATCAAAACGTTTGATACGATTAGTGCGAATATTGTAGCGGCGAACAACGAAAAGCTGTACGTCAATTATAAAGATGGCTTCATTGGCTACGGTCTTAAGAAAGGAAACGATGTGGAAATGGTTACCGAATGCTCGGATATTGACGATATCATTGTATTCCGGCAAGACGGAAAATGCGTAGTGACCCGAATTTCCGATAAAGTATTTGTGGGCAAGAATATTCTTCACGCCGATGTATTCCGTAAAAATGACGAACGACGGGTCTACAACTTGGTTTACCTTGACGGAGCCAGTGGCCGATCTATGATTAAACGATTCCAGGTACTGGCCGTCACCCGCGATAAAGAATACGATCTGACTAAGGGTAGCAAAGGCTCAAAAGTACTCTACTTCACCGCCAACCCCAATGCCGAGGCCGAAGTAATCTCCGTGAGTTTGTCGGCGCGGGCCCGAGCCAAGATCAAAAAGTTTGACTTTGATTTTGCCACGTTAGATATAAAAGGGCGCGGAGCCAATGGTAATATTCTAACCAAGTACCCGATCCGCAAGATTGAAAAGATTGTCGACGGAGAATCTACGCTAGGTGGCATCGAAATCTGGTACGACGATATCGTCGGTACACTGAACACCGATAAGCGAGGCCGCTTTCTGGGCACCTTTGAAGGAGATGACAAGCTGATGGCCATCTTTAAAGACGGTTCTTACGAGCTGAAAAATTACGAACTCACCAACAAGTTTGATCCTAACCAGACGGTACTGCTCGAGAAATTTGATAAGAACAAGCCAATATCTGCCGTGTACTACGACGGTAACTCCAAGCAGTACTACGTGAAGCGCTTTTTGGTAGAAACCACTACGCCTGATCGGCGGTTCTCATTTATTACCGATGCCCGCAGTTCAAAACTACTGGTAGCTTCTACCGACCGCCAACCTCAAATTGATCTCACCTTTATTCGGGATGGCAGTCGTAAACACGAACACCAAACCTTTGATTTAGATGTGCTGGTCGATGTGAAAGGCTGGCGAGCCTTAGGCAATCGCTTGTCCAAGCATAAAGTGAAAGATGTAAAATTACTGGCTACTCAACCCACCGCTGCCCCGCAGAAAAGCGATGAAGAGGATGATACGGCTACCGAAAAAAAAGATCCGTACAAAACTACCGGAGATGAAGTGGTATGGGACTTTAAGGGTAAGAAAAAAGACCAGATGAATTTATTCTGA
- a CDS encoding CCA tRNA nucleotidyltransferase, with product MNLAEALRTNPIFALVAKAAQEMQRETYVVGGYVRDLLLKRPSKDIDFVCVGDGISLAKKVAEHLKTQAGHTTDVTVFKNFGTAMVRHQDYELEFVGARKESYQRDSRKPIVENGTLQDDQNRRDFTINALAISLNNENYGELIDPFDGVGDLKRKTIKTPLDPAITFSDDPLRMMRAVRFASQLSFDIAPKTFDALIDHAERLQIVSQERITTELNKIILSSLPSYGFKLLFHSQLLHQFFSEMVALQGVETINGKSHKDNFYHTLQVLDNVSQVTDDLWLRWAAILHDIAKPPTKRFHPKAGWTFHGHEDRGARMVPHIFRRLKLPLDQKMKFVQKLVRLHLRPIALVKKEVTDSAVRRLLYEAGDDIEALMKLCRADITSKNHSRVKRYLQNFDRVEEKMQLVEEKDHLRNFQPVITGEDIMETFNLKPSRIVGDIKNELREAVLDGKIRNEREEAYAYMLKIATAKGLRPIDN from the coding sequence ATGAATTTAGCTGAGGCGCTCCGTACTAATCCGATATTTGCGCTAGTAGCGAAAGCTGCCCAAGAGATGCAACGGGAAACTTACGTGGTAGGCGGTTACGTGCGCGACCTGTTGTTGAAACGCCCTTCTAAAGATATTGACTTTGTATGCGTAGGCGATGGTATTTCGCTAGCAAAAAAAGTAGCCGAACACCTAAAAACCCAAGCAGGTCATACCACTGATGTTACCGTTTTTAAAAACTTCGGTACCGCTATGGTTCGGCACCAAGACTATGAGCTAGAGTTTGTAGGAGCGCGCAAGGAATCGTACCAGCGCGATTCTCGCAAGCCGATTGTAGAAAATGGCACACTGCAAGACGACCAAAATCGGCGGGATTTCACCATTAATGCCTTGGCCATAAGCCTCAATAATGAAAACTACGGTGAGTTAATTGATCCATTTGACGGTGTAGGTGACCTAAAGCGTAAAACGATCAAAACTCCGCTTGATCCGGCGATTACTTTTTCTGATGATCCGCTACGGATGATGCGAGCGGTTCGCTTTGCCTCTCAGCTTTCGTTTGATATTGCCCCCAAAACCTTTGATGCGCTGATTGACCACGCCGAACGGCTTCAGATCGTTTCGCAGGAGCGAATTACTACTGAACTGAATAAGATTATTCTGTCGTCTCTGCCTTCCTACGGCTTCAAGCTTCTGTTTCACAGCCAATTACTTCATCAGTTTTTTTCTGAAATGGTGGCTTTGCAGGGAGTAGAAACCATTAACGGCAAATCACATAAAGATAATTTTTACCATACGCTACAGGTGTTGGACAATGTGAGTCAGGTGACGGATGACTTATGGCTACGCTGGGCCGCTATTCTGCACGACATCGCTAAACCGCCTACCAAACGTTTTCATCCTAAAGCGGGCTGGACGTTTCATGGGCACGAAGACCGAGGGGCTCGGATGGTTCCGCATATATTCCGACGGCTAAAGCTACCACTCGATCAGAAAATGAAGTTTGTGCAAAAACTAGTACGGCTACACCTACGCCCCATCGCCCTAGTGAAAAAGGAGGTGACCGACTCAGCAGTACGTCGCCTACTGTACGAAGCTGGCGATGATATTGAAGCGCTGATGAAACTATGCCGAGCCGATATTACCTCAAAAAACCACAGCCGGGTAAAACGATACTTGCAAAACTTTGATCGGGTAGAAGAAAAGATGCAGCTTGTAGAAGAAAAAGATCATCTGCGAAATTTTCAGCCAGTAATTACCGGAGAGGATATTATGGAAACTTTTAACTTGAAACCATCCCGCATTGTGGGTGATATTAAAAATGAGCTGAGAGAGGCGGTATTGGATGGCAAAATTCGTAACGAGCGAGAAGAGGCGTATGCCTACATGCTAAAGATTGCTACGGCCAAAGGGTTGCGACCTATTGATAATTGA